The proteins below are encoded in one region of Ornithinimicrobium avium:
- a CDS encoding helix-turn-helix domain-containing protein codes for MSTRTVIRWNLRQVMAENGMFATTDLLEPLRERGVEMSRQMIHRVVTHPPRRINVDLLAALCDILACTPDDLLELVVEAVPAQAPAVNDHGPAIGDLRPVRANVRRPHAGQ; via the coding sequence ATGAGCACGCGCACCGTGATCCGCTGGAACCTGCGCCAGGTGATGGCCGAGAACGGCATGTTCGCCACGACCGACCTCCTGGAGCCGCTGCGCGAGCGAGGTGTCGAGATGTCCCGGCAGATGATCCACCGGGTCGTGACCCACCCGCCCCGGCGGATCAACGTGGACCTGCTGGCCGCTCTGTGCGACATCCTGGCGTGCACCCCGGACGACCTGCTCGAGCTGGTCGTGGAGGCCGTGCCCGCCCAGGCCCCGGCGGTCAACGACCACGGGCCCGCCATCGGGGACCTGCGCCCGGTCCGCGCCAACGTCCGCCGCCCTCACGCCGGGCAGTGA
- a CDS encoding transcriptional regulator, with amino-acid sequence MSSISLLSLHGVRVLGHATARQVGELYGLDPGEVQENLLDAEARGLARRPAYTDGSGWSMTDLGRRQGEQMLSDDLDAHGTRQNVVDGHGRFLPLNERLGPLLTRWQLRPTDDDPLVFNDHLDAGYDRAILRELDRLVAELRNVMAVLAAEVPRFGVHQPRMDAALAQAWDGDHRWVDSPEVAAVNLVWIQLHEDFLATLGITRGTEF; translated from the coding sequence GTGTCATCGATTTCTCTGCTGTCGCTCCACGGTGTTCGGGTACTCGGTCACGCCACAGCCCGGCAGGTCGGGGAACTGTACGGGCTTGACCCGGGGGAGGTCCAGGAGAACCTTCTGGATGCCGAGGCGCGCGGTTTGGCCCGTCGCCCCGCCTATACCGACGGCAGCGGCTGGTCGATGACGGATCTGGGGCGGCGGCAGGGCGAGCAGATGTTGAGCGATGACCTCGATGCTCACGGCACACGGCAGAACGTGGTGGATGGGCACGGGCGCTTTCTGCCACTGAATGAACGTCTTGGCCCCCTCCTGACGCGCTGGCAGCTCAGGCCTACAGACGATGATCCGCTCGTGTTCAACGACCACTTGGATGCCGGATACGACCGGGCGATTCTTCGCGAGCTGGACCGTCTCGTGGCCGAGCTGCGGAACGTTATGGCGGTGCTTGCCGCCGAGGTGCCCCGGTTCGGGGTTCACCAACCGCGCATGGACGCAGCCCTGGCACAAGCCTGGGATGGAGACCACCGATGGGTCGACTCACCAGAGGTGGCTGCGGTGAATCTTGTCTGGATACAGCTGCACGAGGACTTCCTGGCCACCCTAGGCATCACGAGGGGGACAGAGTTCTAA
- a CDS encoding helix-turn-helix transcriptional regulator produces the protein MPETVNGLRALRESRGWSQGRLAQELGVSRQTINSIETGRFDPSLPVALRLAHTFGRTVEDIFILKP, from the coding sequence GTGCCTGAGACGGTCAACGGCCTCCGAGCGCTGAGGGAGTCCCGCGGCTGGAGCCAGGGTCGCCTGGCCCAGGAGCTGGGCGTCTCCCGCCAGACCATCAATTCCATCGAGACCGGACGCTTCGACCCCAGCCTCCCCGTCGCCCTCCGACTGGCACACACCTTCGGGCGCACGGTCGAGGACATCTTCATCCTCAAGCCGTAG
- a CDS encoding IS3 family transposase (programmed frameshift): MPKKIDPELKARAVRLVTEHLSEYPSLTAASAAVAKQLGVGRESVRRWVIQAQVDAGGRDGVTSEELEQIKSLKSRVRRLEEDNAILKAATGFLRRGARPPQPMIMGFIDTMRAQGHAVESVCVVLREQGCQVAARTYRSWKQTGRTIAARTVTDAQVVDAVRDIAWTTTPHGRRKLAPEGLYGRRKMTAYVRRTTMPAASAGAVDRAMRTLGLVGVRRDKGTRTTIPAKDGIRAGDLLNRDFTANAPNLVWVTDFTYARTWAGFVYVAFILDVFSQRIVAWHAASTKHTDLVMIPLRMAIWQRERDGHPRVPWQLIHHSDAGSQYTSIRLTEHLALEEIRPSIGSVGDAYDNALMETVNGLYKAECIRTTVFHAGPYKTLADVEYATAGWVDWYNTRRLHGSLGNVPPIEYEQAHYAALNPEPQPV; encoded by the exons ATGCCCAAGAAGATCGATCCAGAGTTGAAGGCCCGCGCTGTGCGTCTGGTCACCGAGCACCTGTCCGAGTACCCGTCGTTGACGGCCGCTTCGGCCGCGGTGGCCAAGCAGCTGGGTGTCGGGAGGGAGTCCGTGCGTCGCTGGGTCATCCAGGCCCAGGTCGATGCCGGTGGCCGCGACGGTGTGACCAGTGAGGAGCTGGAGCAGATCAAGTCCTTGAAGTCCAGGGTCCGCCGGTTGGAGGAGGACAACGCGATCCTGAAGGCCGCGACGG GTTTTCTTCGTCGGGGAGCTCGACCCCCGCAACCGATGATCATGGGATTCATCGACACCATGAGAGCCCAGGGCCACGCGGTCGAGTCGGTCTGTGTGGTGCTGCGTGAGCAGGGCTGCCAGGTTGCCGCGCGGACCTACCGATCCTGGAAGCAGACCGGTCGAACGATCGCGGCACGTACGGTGACCGACGCCCAGGTTGTGGACGCGGTGCGTGACATCGCCTGGACCACCACGCCGCACGGGCGCCGCAAGTTGGCCCCGGAGGGCCTGTACGGGCGCCGGAAGATGACCGCGTACGTGCGCCGCACGACGATGCCCGCGGCGTCTGCCGGGGCCGTGGACCGGGCCATGAGGACCCTCGGGCTGGTCGGGGTGCGCCGCGACAAGGGCACCCGGACCACGATCCCGGCCAAGGACGGCATCCGGGCCGGTGACCTGCTGAATCGTGACTTCACCGCCAACGCACCGAACCTCGTGTGGGTCACGGACTTCACCTACGCCAGGACGTGGGCCGGGTTCGTCTACGTCGCGTTCATCCTGGACGTGTTCTCCCAGCGGATCGTGGCCTGGCACGCCGCCAGCACCAAGCACACCGACCTGGTCATGATCCCGCTGCGGATGGCGATCTGGCAACGAGAACGGGACGGCCACCCCAGGGTGCCCTGGCAGCTGATACATCACAGTGATGCGGGCAGCCAGTACACCTCGATCCGCCTCACCGAGCATCTCGCGCTGGAGGAGATCCGGCCCTCGATCGGGTCCGTGGGCGACGCGTACGACAACGCGCTCATGGAGACGGTCAACGGGCTCTACAAGGCCGAGTGCATCCGCACCACGGTCTTCCACGCGGGGCCCTACAAGACCCTCGCCGACGTGGAGTACGCCACCGCCGGCTGGGTCGACTGGTACAACACCCGTCGGCTCCACGGGTCGCTGGGCAACGTCCCACCGATCGAGTACGAGCAAGCCCACTATGCTGCCCTCAACCCCGAGCCGCAGCCCGTATGA
- a CDS encoding tyrosine-type recombinase/integrase — translation MKVPGAAELVLAPGVVHLDEPAAVYEAMLAGWGRQQKSRLLADGTVEPRLALVRRFAEFTGSRPWEWTAADVEDFTASLMSGKGRLAASTIRGYHVTLRLFCDYLLDGRYGWVGQCDRRFGAVPSQVCHDFNTAAHLVEYEGRPARRPFTYDEVQVLFDFLDDRVDVVARSGRKGALAAMRDAQMVKTAYAFGLRRRELCFLDLADLRPNPRMPAWGTYGAVHVRYGKSSRGSAPRRRTVLAVPEFDWVVQGLAQWVEQVRPLLDPGARQELWLTERRVRIAVKSMDRRFAFLRAAAGLPAELTLHCLRHSYVTHLVEFGYPERFVTEQVGHSYASTTAIYTSVSDDFKTKTLQSALRRVYGQAPDDVREGR, via the coding sequence GTGAAGGTGCCGGGGGCTGCGGAGCTCGTCCTCGCGCCCGGTGTCGTGCACCTGGACGAACCAGCCGCGGTGTACGAGGCGATGCTGGCCGGGTGGGGCCGCCAACAGAAGTCGCGGCTGCTCGCGGACGGCACGGTCGAGCCGCGGTTGGCGCTGGTGCGTCGCTTTGCCGAGTTCACGGGCTCTCGCCCGTGGGAGTGGACGGCCGCCGACGTGGAGGACTTCACGGCCAGTCTGATGAGCGGGAAGGGGCGTTTGGCGGCCTCGACGATCCGCGGGTATCACGTGACGCTTCGGTTGTTCTGCGACTACCTGTTGGACGGGAGGTACGGGTGGGTGGGGCAGTGCGACCGGCGGTTCGGGGCGGTGCCTTCCCAGGTGTGCCACGATTTCAACACCGCGGCGCATCTGGTCGAGTACGAGGGCAGGCCGGCGCGACGCCCGTTCACCTACGACGAGGTTCAGGTCTTGTTCGACTTCCTCGACGACCGGGTCGACGTCGTCGCGCGCTCGGGTCGCAAGGGTGCGTTGGCGGCGATGCGGGACGCGCAGATGGTCAAGACTGCCTACGCCTTCGGGCTGCGCCGGCGCGAGCTGTGCTTCCTGGACCTGGCTGACCTGCGGCCCAACCCGCGGATGCCGGCGTGGGGTACCTACGGCGCGGTCCACGTCCGGTACGGCAAGTCCAGCCGGGGCAGTGCCCCGCGCCGTCGCACGGTCCTGGCGGTACCCGAGTTCGACTGGGTGGTCCAGGGCCTGGCCCAGTGGGTCGAGCAGGTGCGGCCGCTGCTGGACCCCGGGGCACGTCAGGAGCTGTGGTTGACCGAGCGCAGGGTCCGGATAGCGGTGAAGTCGATGGACCGCCGGTTCGCGTTTCTGCGCGCTGCGGCCGGGCTGCCGGCCGAGCTGACGCTGCACTGTCTGCGGCACTCCTACGTGACGCACCTGGTGGAGTTCGGCTACCCCGAGCGCTTCGTCACCGAGCAGGTCGGTCACTCCTACGCCTCGACGACCGCGATCTATACCTCGGTCTCCGACGACTTCAAGACCAAGACGCTGCAGTCCGCGCTGCGGCGCGTGTACGGCCAGGCACCCGACGACGTCCGGGAGGGACGATGA
- a CDS encoding Imm8 family immunity protein, producing the protein MRAVLKSLVLEPDPATLPADAVEFAMLARMMIGPADAAGEESFDVTVCTPEWLARACSDAGGIYNARHHLVVDLESFDQRALHAWLSARVQEVEAQTWSGIGEKLSRLGFWEFEDYTA; encoded by the coding sequence ATGCGCGCCGTGTTGAAGAGCCTTGTCCTCGAGCCCGACCCCGCAACGCTCCCTGCCGATGCCGTGGAGTTCGCGATGCTCGCCCGCATGATGATCGGCCCTGCCGACGCGGCTGGTGAAGAGTCGTTCGACGTCACAGTCTGCACGCCAGAGTGGCTAGCCCGCGCGTGCAGCGACGCGGGCGGCATCTACAACGCGCGGCATCACCTCGTCGTTGACCTTGAGTCTTTTGACCAACGCGCACTTCATGCCTGGCTCTCTGCGAGAGTCCAAGAAGTTGAGGCACAAACCTGGTCCGGCATCGGCGAGAAGCTGAGTCGTCTCGGCTTCTGGGAGTTCGAGGACTACACGGCCTGA
- a CDS encoding TetR/AcrR family transcriptional regulator, with protein sequence MTDTERRQARRSYRSEVRAQQAARTREVITRAARRLFEKDGFAASTIAAIAAEAGVSQQTVYTAFGSKAALVRAIVEQMEESADAAAWRRRIASEEDPARILTAFAQWTRAFFEASSPSFAIAQEAMPELAELTAEGDAQRRRALEALIGRIGRAGGLRDGLPEREAVDRAWLLTGIHPYLDATQACGWTPAAYADWLAESLAQQLLAAPTCDARS encoded by the coding sequence GTGACCGACACAGAGAGACGCCAGGCCCGGCGCAGTTACCGCTCCGAGGTGCGCGCGCAGCAGGCGGCCCGCACGCGGGAGGTCATCACCCGGGCGGCGAGACGCCTCTTCGAGAAGGACGGCTTCGCGGCCTCGACGATCGCCGCGATCGCCGCGGAGGCGGGCGTGTCGCAACAGACCGTGTATACCGCGTTCGGCAGCAAGGCGGCGCTGGTGCGCGCGATCGTGGAGCAGATGGAGGAGTCCGCCGACGCCGCGGCGTGGCGCCGACGGATTGCGTCGGAGGAGGACCCGGCGCGCATCCTCACGGCCTTTGCGCAGTGGACGCGGGCGTTCTTCGAGGCGAGCAGCCCCTCGTTCGCGATCGCGCAGGAGGCGATGCCCGAGCTCGCCGAGCTCACCGCGGAGGGTGACGCGCAGCGACGGCGAGCACTCGAGGCGTTGATCGGCCGCATCGGGCGAGCGGGCGGCCTGCGCGACGGACTCCCCGAGCGGGAGGCCGTGGACCGGGCCTGGCTGCTCACAGGGATCCATCCCTACCTGGACGCCACCCAGGCCTGCGGGTGGACACCCGCCGCGTATGCGGACTGGCTCGCGGAGTCGCTGGCCCAGCAGCTGCTCGCCGCCCCCACGTGTGACGCCCGTTCATAG
- a CDS encoding toxin → MKVNPSALKHGLTEPDILHAAENWAYASEPDDDMPAKQFVLGFDRSGRLLEMAILNFDSGHQLVIHAMKARRQYLHLLE, encoded by the coding sequence GTGAAGGTCAACCCCTCAGCACTGAAGCATGGACTCACCGAGCCCGACATCCTCCATGCGGCTGAAAACTGGGCCTACGCTAGCGAACCGGACGATGACATGCCGGCCAAGCAGTTCGTGTTGGGCTTCGACCGGAGCGGCCGTCTCCTCGAGATGGCGATCCTGAATTTCGACAGCGGGCACCAGCTCGTCATCCACGCCATGAAGGCTCGGCGACAGTACCTACACCTCCTCGAATGA
- a CDS encoding VOC family protein, with protein sequence MDENKPVLQLRVVVEAEDFDAAVRFYRDALGPPERIAYAQGGDDRVSILEAGRATLEIASPDHKKVIDEIEAGGQESQRIRLAFEVTDSEGMTRDWSPREHASSPSRC encoded by the coding sequence ATGGACGAGAACAAGCCTGTGCTGCAGCTCCGCGTCGTTGTCGAGGCCGAGGACTTCGACGCCGCGGTGCGGTTCTACCGCGACGCGCTCGGCCCGCCCGAGCGGATCGCCTACGCCCAGGGCGGCGACGACCGGGTGTCGATCCTCGAGGCAGGCCGGGCCACGCTGGAGATCGCCTCCCCCGACCACAAGAAGGTCATCGACGAGATCGAAGCCGGCGGTCAAGAGAGCCAGCGCATCCGCCTGGCCTTCGAGGTCACCGACTCCGAGGGGATGACCCGCGACTGGAGTCCGCGGGAGCACGCGTCGTCGCCGAGCCGGTGCTGA
- a CDS encoding IS1380 family transposase, translating to MKRTSGVKIVETAWSSGLLVRAEGAGTVAHAGVVLPRLLADRVGLTGAYRDVLARRGFVPGRDRGRAVTDTVAALAAGASCLSDVEAMTAQVELFGAAGGASDTTVLRVLGEYADRLRDDGLPGRTLARATAKVRARAWTKIVARHGALPAVRAAGKDLTGPGGDPVTVVRLDATVIASASDKEGAEPNYKGYGFHPLTAWCSNTGENLAMMNRVGSAGSFTAADHVAVLDAALAQVPAPYRRDVLVTVDGAGASHGLVEHLHALNTATVHGARGRRLEYSIGWPVDVRTRTAIEAAREGDWSPGLTAAGTAETDAQVIELTGLLRTGPGGDQLTGWPTDMRTFARRTPRAPGEQAQLGQDPNWRYGAFATNTPTGQVQYLDVRHRTQAHVEDRIKELKACGGTRLPSTSYARNSAWLHLAAHAVTVLAWLRLLALTGDLALAEPKTLRFRLLSAPGKLVRHARSRVLKIPTGWAWATHLADAFARLRALHPA from the coding sequence GTGAAGCGTACAAGCGGGGTCAAGATCGTCGAGACGGCCTGGTCCTCGGGCCTGCTGGTGCGGGCCGAGGGCGCCGGGACGGTCGCGCACGCGGGGGTGGTGCTGCCCAGGCTGCTGGCCGACCGGGTCGGGCTCACGGGCGCGTACCGGGACGTGCTCGCCCGGCGTGGGTTCGTCCCGGGCCGGGACCGGGGCCGGGCGGTCACCGACACCGTCGCCGCCCTGGCCGCGGGCGCCTCGTGCCTCTCGGACGTGGAGGCCATGACTGCCCAGGTCGAGCTGTTCGGCGCGGCCGGCGGCGCCAGCGACACCACCGTGCTGCGGGTGCTGGGCGAGTACGCCGACCGGCTGCGCGACGACGGGCTGCCCGGCCGGACGCTGGCACGGGCCACCGCGAAGGTCCGAGCCCGCGCCTGGACCAAGATCGTGGCCCGCCACGGAGCCCTGCCTGCGGTCAGGGCCGCCGGCAAGGACCTGACCGGTCCCGGTGGTGACCCGGTCACGGTGGTCCGGCTGGACGCGACGGTGATCGCGTCGGCCTCGGACAAGGAGGGCGCGGAGCCGAACTACAAGGGGTACGGCTTCCACCCGTTGACCGCGTGGTGCTCCAACACCGGGGAGAACCTGGCGATGATGAACCGGGTCGGGTCGGCCGGCTCGTTCACCGCGGCCGACCACGTCGCCGTGCTCGACGCCGCCCTGGCCCAGGTCCCCGCACCCTACCGCCGCGACGTTCTCGTCACCGTCGACGGTGCCGGCGCCTCCCACGGCCTGGTCGAGCACCTGCACGCCTTGAACACCGCGACCGTGCACGGTGCCCGCGGCCGGCGCCTGGAGTACTCCATCGGGTGGCCGGTCGATGTCCGCACCCGGACCGCGATCGAAGCAGCACGCGAGGGTGACTGGTCGCCCGGGCTGACCGCCGCCGGGACGGCCGAGACCGACGCGCAGGTGATCGAGCTGACCGGGCTGCTGCGCACCGGCCCCGGCGGGGACCAGCTGACCGGGTGGCCGACCGACATGCGCACCTTCGCCCGCCGCACACCACGGGCGCCCGGCGAGCAGGCGCAGCTGGGGCAGGACCCGAACTGGCGCTACGGCGCGTTCGCCACCAACACTCCTACCGGGCAGGTCCAGTACCTGGACGTCCGGCACCGCACCCAGGCGCACGTGGAGGACCGGATCAAGGAGCTCAAGGCGTGCGGTGGCACCCGGCTGCCCTCGACCTCTTACGCCCGGAACAGCGCGTGGCTGCACCTGGCCGCCCACGCCGTCACCGTGCTGGCCTGGCTGCGGCTGCTCGCCCTGACCGGCGACCTGGCCCTCGCCGAGCCCAAGACCCTGCGGTTCCGGCTCCTCTCCGCCCCGGGCAAGCTCGTCCGGCACGCCCGTAGCCGGGTGCTGAAGATCCCCACCGGCTGGGCCTGGGCCACCCACCTCGCCGACGCCTTCGCCCGCCTCCGCGCTCTGCACCCCGCCTGA
- a CDS encoding ribbon-helix-helix protein, CopG family — protein sequence MEKIKGAPVTDEMIQEWADEAEKGYDVEQLRKRGRKPMGDGPARVVPVRLDDTLLSALDERAERDHTTRSELIRAALRAYVA from the coding sequence GTGGAGAAGATCAAGGGAGCGCCGGTCACCGACGAGATGATCCAGGAGTGGGCCGACGAGGCTGAGAAGGGCTACGACGTCGAGCAACTGCGCAAGCGGGGCCGCAAGCCGATGGGCGACGGACCGGCTCGGGTGGTCCCCGTCCGTCTCGACGACACTCTGCTCAGCGCGCTGGACGAGCGCGCGGAGCGCGATCACACCACCCGCTCCGAGTTGATCCGTGCGGCCCTTCGTGCCTACGTGGCGTGA
- a CDS encoding Imm51 family immunity protein — MGLFDRFGSKHHEGAGLGADRGNFRFADESDGKASLTLDLGDLPTDAVVQVAGDEPNGAFWEGVASYVAPALAARLDMDSEGSMFAVCGDRTDLEQLRERLQPLVDQPAAMTGLLQRAQADGVLLEGYGR; from the coding sequence ATGGGCCTCTTTGATCGCTTTGGCTCTAAGCACCATGAAGGCGCCGGTCTCGGCGCTGACCGCGGCAACTTCCGCTTTGCCGACGAGTCCGATGGGAAGGCCTCATTGACGCTCGACCTGGGGGACCTTCCCACGGACGCAGTCGTGCAGGTCGCTGGGGATGAGCCGAACGGCGCGTTCTGGGAGGGAGTGGCCTCCTACGTGGCTCCTGCCTTGGCCGCGCGGCTGGACATGGACTCCGAAGGCAGCATGTTCGCCGTCTGTGGGGACCGGACGGACCTCGAGCAGCTGCGTGAGCGGCTGCAGCCTTTGGTCGATCAACCCGCGGCGATGACCGGCTTGTTGCAGCGGGCCCAAGCGGACGGTGTGCTGCTCGAGGGGTACGGGCGGTAA
- a CDS encoding IS1380 family transposase, producing MQVATLSTPTAAPVLAATRLRKGNSSSAHGAPRLIADAVATARRASATGTLTVRADSAYYNHDVVAAARRAGARFSLTARMDPAVTAAITRIDEDAWVDIRYPNAIWDEQEGRWVSDAQVAQISYTAFTSRKKAEHVTARLIVRRVKRLNPKAARAGQEELFAAYRYHGVFTDSPLSMLQAEASHRDHAIVEQVIADLKSGPLAHAPSGSFSANGAWTVLAAVTFNLTRAVGVLASTFHARARPATIRDELIKIPARIANRARRLHLHLPTNWPWQNAWQGMFTHAYAPA from the coding sequence GTGCAGGTCGCGACGCTGTCCACACCGACCGCGGCACCGGTGCTCGCCGCCACGAGGCTGCGTAAGGGCAACAGCTCCTCGGCGCACGGCGCGCCCCGGCTGATCGCCGACGCCGTGGCCACCGCGCGCCGGGCCAGCGCCACCGGCACCCTGACCGTGCGGGCGGACTCCGCCTACTACAACCACGACGTCGTCGCCGCCGCCCGCCGGGCCGGGGCAAGGTTCTCCCTGACCGCCCGCATGGACCCTGCCGTGACCGCGGCGATCACCCGCATCGACGAGGACGCGTGGGTGGACATCAGGTACCCGAACGCGATCTGGGACGAGCAAGAGGGCCGATGGGTCTCCGACGCCCAGGTCGCGCAGATCTCTTACACCGCGTTCACCTCCCGCAAGAAGGCTGAGCACGTCACCGCCCGGCTGATCGTGCGCCGCGTCAAGCGGCTGAACCCGAAGGCGGCCAGGGCCGGCCAGGAGGAGTTGTTCGCCGCCTACCGTTACCACGGCGTGTTCACCGACTCACCCCTGTCGATGCTGCAGGCTGAGGCCTCCCACCGTGACCACGCGATCGTCGAGCAGGTCATCGCCGACCTGAAGTCAGGCCCGCTCGCTCACGCTCCTTCAGGATCGTTCTCGGCCAATGGTGCGTGGACGGTGCTGGCCGCGGTCACGTTCAACCTGACCCGCGCCGTCGGCGTCCTGGCCTCCACCTTCCACGCCCGGGCCCGACCGGCCACGATCCGCGATGAGCTGATCAAGATCCCGGCCCGGATCGCCAACCGGGCCCGACGCCTCCACCTACACCTACCCACCAACTGGCCCTGGCAGAACGCCTGGCAGGGCATGTTCACCCACGCCTACGCCCCCGCCTGA